From Ananas comosus cultivar F153 linkage group 8, ASM154086v1, whole genome shotgun sequence, one genomic window encodes:
- the LOC109713850 gene encoding low-temperature-induced 65 kDa protein-like isoform X2: protein MQEVRPADTPLVHSGEDEHHEKKPVTMKVKEKVKKLKNTVTKKIRGGDDQDQGHDYEHQRDHDRDMDEEEEEEEEEGGYQEDDEDKLVDPEPEVHGAPTYDTATVPAAVTGREETEHEKVRARESEEPEKVRLGDVAGSTVEDPAAPHSSTPPPRGGEVISVSPIIQSFEAMSVADKTEGPTGQEDQFSPEKPSKRGYEEERDVKLEDRLEAAAPTAPTGSHDQFSPEEPSKQAAAEKQENQQSYTEKLKSAAAGTTEYGKKIASAAYDKAAGVGATAYDKASGAGAAVMAKVQQPQGGGGVAATTGEEGSGNRDKGVSMRDYIAEKLKPGDEHKALSEVISDAMPTRKGERKGEIEHKASEEVISGSEERSRGEEIERKAGEEAVIGGGGETEQKAGEEVTGSTISDERRGGVTMMEKIRGAVTSLIGSNGTSSKSPKSPKSPASDAKEKGANANVVEGTKQESEVR, encoded by the exons ATGCAAGAAGTTAGACCCGCGGACACTCCCCTCGTTCACTCCG GCGAGGACGAGCATCACGAGAAAAAACCAGTTACTATGAAAGTGAAGGAGAAGGTGAAGAAGCTTAAGAACACTGTCACCAAAAAGATACGTGGCGGCGACGACCAGGACCAGGGCCATGACTACGAACACCAACGCGATCACGATCGCGACATggatgaggaggaagaagaggaggaagaggaaggaggaTACCAAGAGGACGACGAAGATAAGCTAGTGGATCCCGAACCTGAGGTTCATGGTGCCCCTA CGTATGACACTGCCACTGTTCCTGCTGCTGTGACCGGCCGAGAAGAAACAGAACACGAGAAAGTTAGGGCAAGAGAGAGTGAAGAACCGGAGAAAGTAAGGCTAGGGGACGTCGCGGGATCGACCGTCGAGGACCCCGCGGCCCCCCATTCCTCTACACCGCCGCCGAGAG GTGGTGAGGTTATATCTGTCTCGCCAATCATACAATCCTTCGAGGCCATGTCGGTCGCCGACAAAACCGAAGGCCCGACCGGTCAAGAAGACCAGTTTTCCCCGGAGAAGCCATCGAAGCGAGGATACGAGGAGGAGCGTGACGTCAAACTTGAAGATCGTTTAGAAGCAGCGGCACCGACCGCTCCTACCGGATCCCATGACCAGTTTTCTCCCGAGGAGCCATCGAAACAAGCAGCAGCGGAGAAGCAAGAGAACCAGCAGAGCTACACGGAGAAGCTCAAATCCGCTGCAGCTGGGACCACCGAGTACGGAAAGAAGATCGCGTCTGCGGCGTACGACAAGGCTGCGGGAGTGGGTGCCACGGCGTACGACAAGGCTTCGGGAGCGGGCGCTGCCGTGATGGCTAAAGTGCAACAGCCGCAGGGAGGCGGCGGTGTGGCGGCCACCACCGGCGAGGAGGGATCGGGGAACCGAGATAAGGGGGTGTCCATGAGGGATTACATAGCAGAGAAGCTGAAGCCCGGGGACGAGCACAAGGCATTGAGTGAGGTGATATCGGACGCAATGCCGACAAGGAAGGGGGAGAGGAAGGGAGAGATCGAACATAAGGCGAGCGAGGAGGTGATCTCAGGATCCGAGGAGAGGAGCAGAGGAGAAGAGATTGAACGTAAGGCGGGCGAGGAGGCGGTaatcggaggaggaggagagaccGAACAAAAGGCGGGCGAGGAAGTGACAGGATCCACAATATCCGACGAACGGAGGGGAGGTGTGACAAtgatggagaagatacgcggaGCGGTCACTTCCCTCATCGGCAGCAATGGCACCAGTTCAAAATCGCCAAAATCGCCAAAATCGCCAGCAAGCGATGCTAAAGAGAAAG GTGCGAATGCGAATGTTGTGGAGGGAACGAAGCAGGAATCGGAGGTCCGTTAA
- the LOC109713850 gene encoding low-temperature-induced 65 kDa protein-like isoform X1, giving the protein MQEVRPADTPLVHSAIEGEDEHHEKKPVTMKVKEKVKKLKNTVTKKIRGGDDQDQGHDYEHQRDHDRDMDEEEEEEEEEGGYQEDDEDKLVDPEPEVHGAPTYDTATVPAAVTGREETEHEKVRARESEEPEKVRLGDVAGSTVEDPAAPHSSTPPPRGGEVISVSPIIQSFEAMSVADKTEGPTGQEDQFSPEKPSKRGYEEERDVKLEDRLEAAAPTAPTGSHDQFSPEEPSKQAAAEKQENQQSYTEKLKSAAAGTTEYGKKIASAAYDKAAGVGATAYDKASGAGAAVMAKVQQPQGGGGVAATTGEEGSGNRDKGVSMRDYIAEKLKPGDEHKALSEVISDAMPTRKGERKGEIEHKASEEVISGSEERSRGEEIERKAGEEAVIGGGGETEQKAGEEVTGSTISDERRGGVTMMEKIRGAVTSLIGSNGTSSKSPKSPKSPASDAKEKGANANVVEGTKQESEVR; this is encoded by the exons ATGCAAGAAGTTAGACCCGCGGACACTCCCCTCGTTCACTCCG CCATTGAAGGCGAGGACGAGCATCACGAGAAAAAACCAGTTACTATGAAAGTGAAGGAGAAGGTGAAGAAGCTTAAGAACACTGTCACCAAAAAGATACGTGGCGGCGACGACCAGGACCAGGGCCATGACTACGAACACCAACGCGATCACGATCGCGACATggatgaggaggaagaagaggaggaagaggaaggaggaTACCAAGAGGACGACGAAGATAAGCTAGTGGATCCCGAACCTGAGGTTCATGGTGCCCCTA CGTATGACACTGCCACTGTTCCTGCTGCTGTGACCGGCCGAGAAGAAACAGAACACGAGAAAGTTAGGGCAAGAGAGAGTGAAGAACCGGAGAAAGTAAGGCTAGGGGACGTCGCGGGATCGACCGTCGAGGACCCCGCGGCCCCCCATTCCTCTACACCGCCGCCGAGAG GTGGTGAGGTTATATCTGTCTCGCCAATCATACAATCCTTCGAGGCCATGTCGGTCGCCGACAAAACCGAAGGCCCGACCGGTCAAGAAGACCAGTTTTCCCCGGAGAAGCCATCGAAGCGAGGATACGAGGAGGAGCGTGACGTCAAACTTGAAGATCGTTTAGAAGCAGCGGCACCGACCGCTCCTACCGGATCCCATGACCAGTTTTCTCCCGAGGAGCCATCGAAACAAGCAGCAGCGGAGAAGCAAGAGAACCAGCAGAGCTACACGGAGAAGCTCAAATCCGCTGCAGCTGGGACCACCGAGTACGGAAAGAAGATCGCGTCTGCGGCGTACGACAAGGCTGCGGGAGTGGGTGCCACGGCGTACGACAAGGCTTCGGGAGCGGGCGCTGCCGTGATGGCTAAAGTGCAACAGCCGCAGGGAGGCGGCGGTGTGGCGGCCACCACCGGCGAGGAGGGATCGGGGAACCGAGATAAGGGGGTGTCCATGAGGGATTACATAGCAGAGAAGCTGAAGCCCGGGGACGAGCACAAGGCATTGAGTGAGGTGATATCGGACGCAATGCCGACAAGGAAGGGGGAGAGGAAGGGAGAGATCGAACATAAGGCGAGCGAGGAGGTGATCTCAGGATCCGAGGAGAGGAGCAGAGGAGAAGAGATTGAACGTAAGGCGGGCGAGGAGGCGGTaatcggaggaggaggagagaccGAACAAAAGGCGGGCGAGGAAGTGACAGGATCCACAATATCCGACGAACGGAGGGGAGGTGTGACAAtgatggagaagatacgcggaGCGGTCACTTCCCTCATCGGCAGCAATGGCACCAGTTCAAAATCGCCAAAATCGCCAAAATCGCCAGCAAGCGATGCTAAAGAGAAAG GTGCGAATGCGAATGTTGTGGAGGGAACGAAGCAGGAATCGGAGGTCCGTTAA
- the LOC109714048 gene encoding probable NOT transcription complex subunit VIP2: MRRAPKPDPILSPNANFGLLRPSERTSASSSTHHPKPSLAPPQISFPLVSRAARHLSGDFSGDFSGDLGLPQSTVSGSSSNFPDSTSRPFSTSFSSQSATTPGFHGAGGPNGSTRLTETSTFHIPSSLASRDIAMTGVPSSGVPQPGGSISSGRFSPSNISFALSQISQGSAHGYTGMTNGGGINIVGNHAFISNMSGVGGSISGIFSASATAAGDRSTVPGLGISPILDNVGPQLASSLGNIVGGGANTGRSINSVGGLASRVNLAVNSGSRSLNVQGSNGLMGGMLQQVPQMLGVLGNSNTASGGSLSQNQVRGANNSPSSMGILNDVNSNDKSPFDLNDFPQLTTQRSSMGGAQGQMGLTRKQGVGVSSIVQQSQEFSIQNEDFPALPGCKGGCSDFSSDMHQKEHFHENVPMIPSQHFPMARSAGFILGGPYQSNHQQQQQHAATVSSSGVTFSTGNNQDCFQLHGSNLFPSSYGTYHSLIQNGGPSSIVMRPLSSPNQVFNLGAYEQLVQQYQHQHNLSQFRLQEMSAAAQPYREQSLKSLQGAQFAPDRFGLLGLLDVIRMGVSELASLALGIDLTTLGLNLSSSDNLYKTFHSPWSDEPAKGEPQYSSPSCYSAHPPSPLQEGDFSKFDLGTLFYIFYSMPKDEAQLYAASELISRGWLYHKEYQLWFTRVSEPLVRTNTYERASYHCFDPNSWGTIRKDNVVIYFEAVEKKPTPSTLTKCFAC; the protein is encoded by the exons ATGAGGCGGGCCCCGAAACCCGATCCAATTCTGAGCCCAAATGCAAATTTTGGGCTGTTGCGGCCCAGTGAAAG AACTTCGGCTTCGTCTTCGACTCACCACCCAAAACCCTCTCTCGCGCCTCCTCAAATCTCTTTCCCTCTCGTCTCCCGCGCCGCGCGCCACCTCTCCGGCGACTTCTCCGGCGACTTCTCCGGCGACCTCGGGCTCCCTCAG TCAACGGTTAGTGGTTCCTCATCAAATTTTCCTGATTCTACTTCAAGGCCTTTCTCAACATCATTTTCTAGTCAATCTGCAACTACTCCGGGTTTTCACGGGGCAG GTGGTCCCAACGGTTCAACAAGATTGACGGAAACTTCAACATTCCATATCCCAAGTTCTCTTGCATCGAGAGACATAGCAATGACCGGTGTTCCCTCAAGTGGTGTTCCTCAACCTGGTGGGAGCATTTCCAGTGGGAGGTTTTCACCAAGCAATATTTCCTTTGCTCTGTCTCAG aTTTCACAGGGAAGTGCACACGGGTACACAGGGATGACAAATGGAGGGGGAATCAATATTGTAGGTAATCATGCTTTTATCAGTAACATGAGTGGAGTTGGTGGTTCAATTTCTGGGATTTTCTCAGCCTCTGCTACTGCTGCTGGCGACCGCAGTACTGTTCCTGGCTTGGGTATATCACCCATTTTAGATAATGTAGGTCCTCAATTGGCGAGCTCATTGGGAAATATTGTGGGTGGTGGGGCCAACACTGGAAGAAGCATAAATTCCGTTGGTGGTCTTGCTTCACGTGTAAACTTAGCAGTGAACAGTGGATCTAGGAGCCTCAATGTACAAGGGTCTAACGGGCTGATGGGTGGTATGCTACAACAAG TCCCGCAAATGCTTGGAGTGCTTGGGAACTCTAATACTGCATCTGGTGGATCGTTATCTCAGAACCAAGTAAGAGGAGCCAACAATTCACCCAGTTCGATGGGGATCTTAAATGATGTGAACTCTAATGACAAGTCTCCCTTTGACTTGAATGATTTTCCCCAATTGACTACTCAACGGAGTTCGATGGGAGGTGCACAAGGACAAATGG GGTTGACACGGAAGCAAGGGGTCGGTGTTAGTTCTATTGTCCAACAAAGCCAAGAATTTAGCATCCAAAATGAAGATTTTCCAGCTTTGCCTGGATGCAAAG GTGGTTGCTCAGATTTTTCCTCAGATATGCATCAGAAGGAACATTTCCATGAAAACGTGCCTATGATCCCTTCACAGCACTTCCCT ATGGCAAGATCTGCTGGATTCATCTTAGGAGGACCTTACCAATCCAACcatcaacagcagcagcagcacgcTGCTACAGTTAGTAGTTCTGGGGTTACTTTCTCAACAGGAAACAACCAAGATTGTTTCCAGTTACATGGCTCCAATCTTTTTCCATCCTCTTACGGAACATATCATTCTCTG ATTCAAAATGGTGGGCCTTCTAGCATTGTAATGAGACCACTAAGCTCTCCAAACCAAGTTTTTAATTTGGGAGCATATGAACAGCTCGTTCAGCAGTATCAACACCAGCATAACCTATCTCAGTTTCGGCTGCAAGAGATGTCTGCCGCTGCCCAACCGTATAGGGAACAGAGTCTTAAATCCTTGCAAGGGGCACAATTTGCTCCAGATCGATTTGGTTTGCTTGGTTTATTAGATGTTATCAGGATGGGTGTCTCAGAACTTGCATCCCTTGCTTTAGGAATTGATTTGACTACTTTGGGTTTGAATTTGAGCTCATCGGATAATCTATATAAGACATTCCATTCGCCCTGGTCTGATGAACCTGCTAAGGGCGAGCCACAGTATTCCAGTCCAAGTTGCTACAGTGCGCACCCACCATCTCCACTACAG GAAGGAGATTTCTCGAAGTTTGATCTTGGaactctattttatattttctacag CATGCCTAAGGATGAAGCTCAGCTTTATGCTGCCTCAGAact AATTTCGCGGGGATGGCTTTATCACAAGGAGTATCAATTATGGTTTACGCGCGTGTCGGAACCTCTCGTGAGGACCAACACATATGAGAGGGCATCCTATCATTGTTTTGATCCGAACTCATGGGGGACGATTCGGAAG GATAATGTTGTCATTTATTTTGAGGCAGTGGAGAAAAAACCAACACCTTCAACATTAACAAAATGCTTTGCGTGTTAA